A window of Corticium candelabrum chromosome 3, ooCorCand1.1, whole genome shotgun sequence contains these coding sequences:
- the LOC134177548 gene encoding uncharacterized protein LOC134177548 translates to MYDQIFGVLIFLSYFSSGFPIWAYAIISIFSIAAVIFFLCLVIFYVRKSTSHKAASQHSNDGGVKPSNPTNEESSHVYEYIPNEDQVRQVRLESSYVEPSDFAIQENPAYGAAV, encoded by the exons ATGTATGACCAAATTTTTGGTGTACTAATATTTTTAAGCTATTTCTCTTCAGGATTTCCGATTTGGGCGTACgcaattatttctatttttagtaTTGCGGCGGTCATATTTTTTCTCTGTCTTGTCATATTTTATGTTAGAA AGAGCACCTCACACAAAGCAGCAAGTCAGCATTCAAA TGATGGAGGAGTGAAGCCATCGAATCCAACGAATGAGGAGTCTAGCCATGTCTATGAATACATACCTAATGAAGATCAAGTAAGGCAAGTGAGACTGGAGTCATCTTATGTTGAACCATCCGATTTTGCTATTCAAGAAAATCCAGCCTACGGAGCTGCAGTTTAA